The Mucilaginibacter mallensis genome has a segment encoding these proteins:
- a CDS encoding SusD/RagB family nutrient-binding outer membrane lipoprotein → MKFNTIYLIAVAFMIIVTASCKKDLANANVNPDQITSAKYDPNLLLTTAQLAYPGATNVGGSAWATKWGAVGCFIQHVASTSSAFYYGDKYINNIGAMGEMFQDSYTSDVQPVIELYQLTANKPQYRNLHQMARIMKALIFEQITDLYGDIPYFQAGLGYYDRIYTPVYDSQQTIYNDLLKEVSQATDSLTEDGDKPTGDIFYSLSSDQIGEWKKFGNSLLLRMAMRLTKIDIATAQTYATKAITGTTMQSNNDNAIVEHIESGNALTSNQDAVQIFGNDSLDLRLSDTLVNNMKKYNDPRLAVVAWLYDGVTADSTSANQIGLPPGYIIGGNNPKVDITKRSDYPANGLAGYSRLSDNILNIGAPSLVVTYAETEFLRAEAAVRWPGITGDLTAAAHYKNGVTAAINQLSTYGTFPSITDGAIAAYYANVKYNAADALEQINTQYWLCTLMDEYECYANFRRSGYPALTPTNYPGNVTSGTIPRRLTYPPSQKTSNLANYNTAVARLTGGDKMTSRVWWDK, encoded by the coding sequence ATGAAATTTAATACTATATATTTAATAGCGGTCGCTTTTATGATCATTGTTACCGCTTCCTGTAAAAAGGATCTTGCCAATGCAAATGTAAACCCAGATCAAATTACTTCAGCCAAATATGACCCCAATCTTTTACTAACCACCGCGCAGCTTGCTTATCCTGGAGCCACTAATGTTGGCGGTAGTGCATGGGCAACTAAATGGGGAGCCGTTGGTTGTTTTATTCAGCACGTAGCTTCAACAAGCAGCGCATTTTACTATGGCGACAAATACATAAACAATATTGGCGCTATGGGTGAGATGTTCCAGGATTCTTATACTTCTGATGTACAACCTGTGATTGAATTGTATCAACTTACTGCAAATAAACCTCAATACAGAAACCTGCATCAAATGGCACGAATAATGAAAGCCTTAATATTTGAACAAATAACTGACCTTTATGGCGATATCCCATACTTTCAGGCAGGCTTAGGGTATTACGATCGCATTTACACACCCGTGTACGATTCACAACAAACAATTTATAATGACTTATTGAAAGAAGTATCGCAGGCTACAGATAGCCTCACCGAGGATGGAGATAAACCCACCGGCGATATTTTCTATTCATTATCCAGTGACCAAATAGGCGAATGGAAAAAATTTGGCAACTCACTTCTCCTGCGTATGGCTATGCGCTTAACCAAAATAGATATTGCAACCGCGCAAACTTATGCTACAAAAGCAATAACCGGCACAACAATGCAAAGCAATAATGACAACGCCATTGTTGAGCACATTGAAAGCGGAAACGCGCTCACATCAAACCAGGATGCCGTACAAATTTTTGGTAATGATAGTCTCGATCTTCGTTTATCGGATACGCTTGTAAACAATATGAAAAAATATAATGATCCACGACTTGCAGTTGTGGCATGGCTATATGATGGAGTTACCGCCGATAGTACTTCTGCAAACCAGATTGGGCTTCCTCCTGGCTATATAATAGGCGGTAATAACCCCAAGGTAGACATTACTAAACGTTCCGATTATCCTGCAAATGGCCTCGCTGGATATTCCCGGCTAAGCGACAATATCCTTAATATAGGAGCCCCCAGTTTAGTAGTTACTTATGCCGAAACCGAGTTTCTGCGTGCAGAGGCCGCGGTGCGATGGCCAGGTATTACCGGCGATTTAACTGCGGCCGCTCATTATAAAAATGGTGTAACAGCCGCCATAAATCAATTATCAACTTATGGTACCTTCCCTTCCATTACTGATGGGGCGATAGCTGCTTATTATGCAAATGTTAAATATAATGCCGCCGATGCTTTGGAGCAAATTAATACACAATATTGGCTTTGTACGCTTATGGATGAATATGAATGTTACGCCAATTTCAGACGCAGCGGATACCCGGCCTTAACACCTACAAATTACCCTGGTAATGTAACCAGTGGTACAATACCTAGAAGGCTTACTTATCCACCAAGCCAAAAAACTTCTAACCTGGCTAATTACAATACCGCTGTAGCCCGGTTAACCGGGGGCGATAAAATGACTAGCCGTGTATGGTGGGATAAGTAA